Proteins found in one Fusarium oxysporum Fo47 chromosome V, complete sequence genomic segment:
- a CDS encoding major facilitator superfamily domain-containing protein produces MVDLGTKCLSGWKLTLVMIGLCSAVFCMALDNTIIATAIPRITDEFHALDDLGWYGSAYLLTTCSFQLFFGKLYSFYSVKWVFLVAIGFFELGSLVCGAAPTSTALIIGRSLAGIGSAGIFSGAVLIIVLSVPMRQRPTYIGILAGMYGVSSVAGPLMGGAFTDKLTWRWCFYINLPLGVVTVLFVTFFFNPPQSGSPKNKSSWKEQLSNFDLEGSACFLPAIISLLLALQWGGSKYPWSNGRVIGLFVVFGVLILLFAAIQWWKQDKATVPPRILSNRTVWSCAAFAVCFGASFFLLVYYIPIWFQSVKGASAVRSGIMNLPMILGLVIMSVLAGGAVSALGYYTPLILVSAVLMSIGAGLLTTFRLSTSSPAWIGYQALYGIGAGLGMQLPLVAVQTALAEHDIPVGTAILMLSQTLGGSVFVQVGQNIFTNQLAVELRGVAGVDPKTVLSIGATELRERVPAKILHIVLVAYSKALTNTWYVSVAMAVLALIPAVFIPWKSVKGKDTGVANA; encoded by the exons ATGGTCGATCTGGGGACAAAATGCTTGAGCGGTTGGAAACTGACTTTAGTCATGATCGGCCTTTGCTCGGCAGTCTTTTGCATGGCACTT GACAATACCATCATTGCAACCGCAATCCCGCGTATTACGGACGAATTCCATGCATTGGACGATCTGGGCTG GTACGGCTCCGCCTATCTACTTACCACCTGCAGCTTCCAGCTCTTCTTCGGCAAGCTCTACTCTTTCTACTCCGTTAAATGGGTTTTCCTCGTTGCCATCGGCTTCTTCGAGCTCGGTTCCCTCGTCTGCGGCGCAGCCCCTACATCCACCGCGCTGATCATCGGTCGTTCCCTTGCTGGCATTGGCTCAGCCGGTATCTTCTCTGGAGCTGTCCTAATAATCGTACTCAGCGTCCCGATGCGGCAGAGACCGACCTATATCGGCATACTGGCGGGTATGTACGGCGTTTCGAGCGTCGCGGGGCCACTTATGGGCGGCGCTTTTACCGATAAGCTTACGTGGCGGTGGTGCTTCTACATTAACCTTCCTCTGGGTGTCGTTACCGTTCTCTTCGttactttcttcttcaaccctcCCCAAAGCGGCTCGCCGAAGAACAAGTCGTCTTGGAAGGAACAACTTTCCAACTTTGACCTCGAAGGCTCAGCTTGTTTCTTACCAGCCATcatctcccttcttcttgcacTGCAATGGGGTGGATCGAAGTATCCTTGGTCTAATGGTCGTGTTATCGGCCTTTTTGTTGTATTTGGCGTTCTTATCTTGCTGTTCGCAGCGATCCAATGGTGGAAACAAGACAAGGCTACGGTTCCTCCAAGGATCTTATCCAACCGGACTGTTTGGAGCTGTGCCGCTTTTGCTGTTTGCTTCGGtgcttctttctttcttcttgtttaCTAC ATCCCGATTTGGTTCCAGTCTGTCAAGGGTGCCAGTGCTGTACGGTCCGGAATTATGAACCTGCCAATGATCCTCGGCTTGGTTATTATGTCGGTCCTTGCTGGAGGTGCAGTCAGCGCCCTTGGCTACTACACACCCTTGATTCTTGTGTCCGCTGTATTGATGAGCATTGGTGCTGGGCTATTGACCACGTTCCGATTAAGCACGAGCTCTCCCGCATGGATTGGCTACCAGGCATTGTACGGCATTGGGGCAGGCTTGGGCATGCAGTTACCTCTTGTCGCAGTACAGACTGCCTTGGCTGAGCACGATATCCCGGTTGGTACGGCGATATTGATGCTCTCCCAGACCCTTGGTGGCAGTGTGTTTGTACAGGTGGGCCAGaacatcttcaccaaccAGCTGGCTGTTGAACTGCGGGGTGTCGCCGGTGTTGATCCCAAAACCGTCCTGTCAATTGGGGCAACCGAGTTGCGAGAACGAGTACCGGCAAAGATCTTGCATATTGTCCTGGTTGCCTACAGCAAAGCTCTGACCAATACCTGGTACGTCTCGGTTGCTATGGCTGTCCTTGCATTGATCCCTGCTGTGTTTATTCCATGGAAATCggtcaagggcaaggataCGGGAGTGGCAAATGCATAA